The following proteins are co-located in the Xyrauchen texanus isolate HMW12.3.18 chromosome 43, RBS_HiC_50CHRs, whole genome shotgun sequence genome:
- the cabp1b gene encoding calcium-binding protein 1b isoform X2, with protein sequence MHNVLGPACIFLRKGFAESRKANRELRPEEMDELREAFKEFDKDKDGFIGCKDLGNCMRTMGYMPTEMELIELSQQINMNLGGHVDFEDFVELMGPKLLAETADMIGVKELRDAFKEFDTNGDGQISTAELREAMKKLLGQQVGHRDLEDILRDIDLNGDGHVDFEEFVRMMSR encoded by the exons ATGCACAATGTGCTCGGACCTGCATGCATCTTCCTGCGCAAGGGCTTCGCTGAGAGCCGGAAGGCT AACAGGGAGTTGAGACCAGAGGAAATGGATG AGCTACGAGAAGCTTTCAAAGAGTTTGATAAAGATAAAGACGGTTTCATTGGCTGTAAAGACCTTGGGAACTGCATGAGAACTATGGGATACATGCCTACAGAAATGGAGCTCATTGAACTGAGTCAACAGATTAACATGAACT TGGGTGGACATGTGGACTTTGAGGACTTTGTGGAGTTGATGGGCCCTAAACTTCTGGCTGAAACTGCAGATATGATTGGAGTAAAAGAGCTAAGAGACGCCTTCAAAGAG TTTGACACCAATGGAGATGGTCAGATCAGTACAGCAGAACTAAGAGAAGCCATGAAGAAGCTGCTCGGACAGCAG GTGGGTCACAGAGATCTGGAGGACATTCTGCGGGACATTGATTTAAATGGAGACGGACATGTTGACTTTGAAG aattTGTACGAATGATGTCTCGCTAG
- the cabp1b gene encoding calcium-binding protein 1b isoform X1 gives MSSSLPKSESTTSLIKSNTVPMNRKSGKRAEPTSHRNGHRHAGGGNEDSCWSEECDATARRPLCQPKHARNGGGGGGRRPEKFQCQDGYYQEDGPDRHSKEQRKPSQNRHTIDPPVQHHRSSRTSGTPSPTTSLSKGSDEAALFFETKDKHRIGSNQSLTSSSPPASAPLQPGSMRVPGRAALDADLHPIVKSVFGQNRELRPEEMDELREAFKEFDKDKDGFIGCKDLGNCMRTMGYMPTEMELIELSQQINMNLGGHVDFEDFVELMGPKLLAETADMIGVKELRDAFKEFDTNGDGQISTAELREAMKKLLGQQVGHRDLEDILRDIDLNGDGHVDFEEFVRMMSR, from the exons ATGAGCTCTTCGCTTCCGAAAAGCGAATCCACCACATCCCTCATCAAATCCAATACAGTGCCGATGAACCGGAAATCCGGAAAACGCGCCGAACCCACAAGCCACCGCAACGGTCACCGGCACGCGGGAGGTGGCAACGAGGATTCCTGCTGGAGCGAAGAGTGCGATGCCACCGCCCGGAGACCCCTGTGCCAGCCCAAACACGCCAGAAACGGAGGAGGTGGTGGTGGAAGAAGACCGGAAAAGTTTCAATGTCAAGACGGATATTATCAGGAGGATGGACCCGACCGGCACTCCAAAGAACAACGCAAACCATCTCAGAACCGTCACACAATTGACCCTCCTGTGCAACACCACAGGAGTTCCCGCACCAGCGGGACGCCTTCGCCGACAACATCCCTCTCCAAGGGCTCGGACGAAGCTGCGTTGTTCTTTGAAACGAAGGACAAGCATCGGATCGGCTCGAATCAGAGCCTCACTTCCAGTTCACCTCCAGCATCAGCACCACTCCAGCCCGGCAGCATGCGCGTCCCCGGGAGAGCTGCCCTTGATGCAGACCTTCATCCGATAGTTAAATCAGTCTTCGGACAG AACAGGGAGTTGAGACCAGAGGAAATGGATG AGCTACGAGAAGCTTTCAAAGAGTTTGATAAAGATAAAGACGGTTTCATTGGCTGTAAAGACCTTGGGAACTGCATGAGAACTATGGGATACATGCCTACAGAAATGGAGCTCATTGAACTGAGTCAACAGATTAACATGAACT TGGGTGGACATGTGGACTTTGAGGACTTTGTGGAGTTGATGGGCCCTAAACTTCTGGCTGAAACTGCAGATATGATTGGAGTAAAAGAGCTAAGAGACGCCTTCAAAGAG TTTGACACCAATGGAGATGGTCAGATCAGTACAGCAGAACTAAGAGAAGCCATGAAGAAGCTGCTCGGACAGCAG GTGGGTCACAGAGATCTGGAGGACATTCTGCGGGACATTGATTTAAATGGAGACGGACATGTTGACTTTGAAG aattTGTACGAATGATGTCTCGCTAG
- the cabp1b gene encoding calcium-binding protein 1b isoform X3 gives MCSDLHASSCARASLRAGRLYNRELRPEEMDELREAFKEFDKDKDGFIGCKDLGNCMRTMGYMPTEMELIELSQQINMNLGGHVDFEDFVELMGPKLLAETADMIGVKELRDAFKEFDTNGDGQISTAELREAMKKLLGQQVGHRDLEDILRDIDLNGDGHVDFEEFVRMMSR, from the exons ATGTGCTCGGACCTGCATGCATCTTCCTGCGCAAGGGCTTCGCTGAGAGCCGGAAGGCTGTAC AACAGGGAGTTGAGACCAGAGGAAATGGATG AGCTACGAGAAGCTTTCAAAGAGTTTGATAAAGATAAAGACGGTTTCATTGGCTGTAAAGACCTTGGGAACTGCATGAGAACTATGGGATACATGCCTACAGAAATGGAGCTCATTGAACTGAGTCAACAGATTAACATGAACT TGGGTGGACATGTGGACTTTGAGGACTTTGTGGAGTTGATGGGCCCTAAACTTCTGGCTGAAACTGCAGATATGATTGGAGTAAAAGAGCTAAGAGACGCCTTCAAAGAG TTTGACACCAATGGAGATGGTCAGATCAGTACAGCAGAACTAAGAGAAGCCATGAAGAAGCTGCTCGGACAGCAG GTGGGTCACAGAGATCTGGAGGACATTCTGCGGGACATTGATTTAAATGGAGACGGACATGTTGACTTTGAAG aattTGTACGAATGATGTCTCGCTAG
- the cabp1b gene encoding calcium-binding protein 1b isoform X4 yields MEICGYTHTHATVHTCAYSHFDSCTHEISTRDFTMGNCVKSPLKNISKKLRDCKRSYKAVQSCDEGVTSGEALAASAQNSTYMHNVLGPACIFLRKGFAESRKANRELRPEEMDELREAFKEFDKDKDGFIGCKDLGNCMRTMGYMPTEMELIELSQQINMNLGGHVDFEDFVELMGPKLLAETADMIGVKELRDAFKEFDTNGDGQISTAELREAMKKLLGQQVGHRDLEDILRDIDLNGDGHVDFEEFVRMMSR; encoded by the exons ATGGAGATATGTGgatacactcacacgcatgcaACCGTACACACATGTGCATACAGCCACTTTGACTCTTGCACACACGAAATTAGCACAAGGGACTTTACTATGGGTAACTGTGTTAAGTCGCCGCTCAAGAATATTTCCAAGAAG CTccgt GACTGCAAACGCAGCTACAAAGCAGTGCAGTCATGTGATGAAGGGGTGACATCTGGAGAGGCCCTGGCGGCCTCGGCTCAAAACTCAACATATATGCACAATGTGCTCGGACCTGCATGCATCTTCCTGCGCAAGGGCTTCGCTGAGAGCCGGAAGGCT AACAGGGAGTTGAGACCAGAGGAAATGGATG AGCTACGAGAAGCTTTCAAAGAGTTTGATAAAGATAAAGACGGTTTCATTGGCTGTAAAGACCTTGGGAACTGCATGAGAACTATGGGATACATGCCTACAGAAATGGAGCTCATTGAACTGAGTCAACAGATTAACATGAACT TGGGTGGACATGTGGACTTTGAGGACTTTGTGGAGTTGATGGGCCCTAAACTTCTGGCTGAAACTGCAGATATGATTGGAGTAAAAGAGCTAAGAGACGCCTTCAAAGAG TTTGACACCAATGGAGATGGTCAGATCAGTACAGCAGAACTAAGAGAAGCCATGAAGAAGCTGCTCGGACAGCAG GTGGGTCACAGAGATCTGGAGGACATTCTGCGGGACATTGATTTAAATGGAGACGGACATGTTGACTTTGAAG aattTGTACGAATGATGTCTCGCTAG